In the genome of Primulina huaijiensis isolate GDHJ02 unplaced genomic scaffold, ASM1229523v2 scaffold34271, whole genome shotgun sequence, one region contains:
- the LOC140968246 gene encoding probable methyltransferase PMT20 — MKDKDGKPSSHPSKNSRAVPISLMFIVLCGFSFYLGGIFCSEKDRYVAKDISKSVETSKETAGGSPQMKAVTFPECGSEFQDYTPCTDPKRWKKYSLHRLSFLERHCPPVFEKKECIIPPPDGYKLPIRWPTSRDECWYRNVPYDWINKQKSNQHWLKKEEEKFLFPGGGTMFPNGVSLYVDLMQDLIPGMKDGTIRTAIDTGCGVASWGGDLLDRGILTVSLAPRDNHEAQVQFALERGIPAILGVISTQRLPFPSSSFDMAHCSRCLIPWTEFGGIYLLEINRVLRPGGFWILSGPPVNYENRWRGWNTTIEEQKSDYEKLQELLTSMCFELYKKKDDIAVWQKLSDSNCYNKLDAPDTYPPKCDDSLEPDSAWYTPIRGCVVTPNPKYKKLALKSLPKWPERLHTAPERVSDIRGGSDGGFKHDDSKWKTRVEHYRKLLPAIGTDKIRNIMDMNTMYGGFAAGLVEYPSWVMNVVSSYAPNTLGVVYDRGLIGTYHDWCEAFSTYPRTYDLLHLDGLFTAESHRCEMKYVLLEMDRILRPNGYALIRESSYFVDAVATLAKGMRWGCRKEDTEYGVESEKILICQKKLWYSSKKSSR; from the exons ATGAAGGATAAAGATGGAAAACCAAGTTCTCACCCTAGTAAAAATTCTAGGGCAGTTCCCATATCGTTAATGTTCATCGTGTTGTGTGGATTTTCGTTCTATCTTGGCGGAATTTTTTGTTCAGAAAAAGATAGATATGTGGCTAAAGATATCAGTAAATCTGTGGAAACATCCAAGGAAACGGCCGGAGGATCTCCTCAAATGAAAGCTGTAACTTTTCCCGAATGTGGCTCCGAATTTCAAGATTATACGCCCTGCACAGATCCGAAG AGATGGAAAAAGTACAGTCTTCATCGCCTTTCTTTTCTTGAACGACATTGCCCTCCGGTGTTTGAAAAGAAAGAATGCATAATTCCCCCACCAGATGGTTATAAATTACCGATCAGATGGCCAACGAGCAGGGACGAATGTTGGTACAG GAATGTCCCATATGATTGGATTAACAAACAAAAGTCTAATCAACATTGGCTTAAGAAAGAAGAGGAGAAGTTCCTCTTCCCCGGTGGTGGCACAATGTTTCCCAATGGTGTCAGTCTGTATGTTGATTTGATGCAAGATTTGATCCCGGGAATGAAAGATGGAACGATCCGAACTGCCATTGATACGGGATGTGGG GTGGCTAGCTGGGGAGGAGATTTACTCGACCGTGGGATCCTGACGGTCTCGCTTGCCCCGAGAGATAATCACGAGGCTCAAGTTCAATTTGCTCTAGAACGGGGAATTCCTGCAATTCTTGGTGTCATATCAACACAGCGACTCCCTTTTCCATCAAGTTCTTTTGACATGGCACATTGCTCAAGATGCCTTATACCATGGACTGAATTCG GTGGAATCTACCTATTAGAGATAAATCGTGTTCTTCGGCCTGGTGGTTTCTGGATTCTCTCCGGCCCTCCCGTGAACTATGAGAATCGTTGGAGGGGGTGGAATACGACCATTGAAGAGCAGAAATCAGATTATGAAAAGTTGCAAGAGTTGCTTACTTCAATGTGTTTCGAATTGTACAAGAAAAAAGATGACATTGCCGTCTGGCAGAAATTATCTGATAGCAACTGTTATAATAAACTTGATGCTCCTGACACATATCCTCCAAAATGTGATGACAGTCTTGAACCCGATTCTGCATGGTACACTCCAATCCGAGGTTGTGTTGTTACTCCTAATCCGAAGTACAAAAAACTAGCATTAAAATCGCTCCCAAAATGGCCGGAAAGGCTGCATACTGCCCCAGAACGTGTTTCAGATATTCGTGGTGGAAGTGACGGCGGTTTCAAGCACGACGATAGTAAATGGAAGACACGAGTAGAACACTACAGGAAGTTGCTTCCTGCTATTGGAACAGACAAGATAAGAAACATCATGGACATGAACACTATGTATGGAGGTTTTGCTGCTGGTTTAGTTGAGTACCCTTCCTGGGTCATGAATGTTGTTTCCTCTTACGCTCCTAATACACTTGGCGTAGTGTACGATAGAGGCCTCATCGGGACATATCATGACTG GTGTGAGGCTTTCTCAACATATCCTCGAACATATGATCTTCTTCATCTAGACGGCCTTTTCACCGCTGAAAGTCACAG GTGTGAAATGAAGTATGTTTTGCTCGAAATGGATCGTATCCTCCGGCCAAACGGGTACGCCTTAATTCGAGAATCGAGCTACTTCGTGGATGCAGTGGCTACATTAGCCAAAGGGATGAGATGGGGCTGTCGGAAAGAAGACACCGAGTACGGTGTTGAATCAGAAAAGATTCTGATTTGCCAGAAGAAACTCTGGTATTCCTCAAAGAAAAGTTCAAGATAA
- the LOC140968245 gene encoding protein Brevis radix-like 1 isoform X2 produces MALKVSGAYKCMPGQTDDNCNKRRPYPDFDTISEGVPYPFVQPGSSSYAPSWDFLRVGNRPARPDPRFSGGLDQSFSSQSREMVLEKEDESKEWIAQVEPGVQITFVSLPRAGNDLKRIRFSREMFNKWEAQRWWAENYDRIMELYNVQKFNQQAPNTPGRSEDGRDSTYSRLGSAMESPRMTPSVNKEWTPRYNLQGGNQHYNHGSSAYHNAGTKSETMEASRMTNSSRDEASISFSSANDIESEWIEEDEPGIYITIRQFPGGTRELRRVRFSREKFGEANAKLWWESNRDRIQSQYLC; encoded by the exons ATGGCATTGAAGGTTTCGGGAGCGTACAAATGTATGCCCGGGCAGACAGATGACAACTGCAATAAGCGAAGACCTTACCCCGATTTCGATACAATTTCCGAGGGGGTTCCATACCCTTTTGTGCAACCAGGAAGCTCAAGTTATGCTCCATCTTGGGATTTTTTGAGAGTCGGAAATCGTCCAGCTCGGCCTGACCCAAGATTTTCTGGTGGACTAGATCAATCTTTCTCATCTCAATCCAGAGAAATGGTGTTAGAGAAGGAAGATGAATCAAAAGAATGGATAGCACAAGTGGAGCCTGGTGTTCAGATTACTTTTGTTTCTCTTCCTCGAGCCGGGAACGATCTTAAAAGGATCCGTTTCAG CCGGGAGATGTTTAACAAATGGGAAGCACAGAGATGGTGGGCCGAAAATTATGACCGAATAATGGAGCTGTACAATGTCCAGAAATTCAATCAGCAAGCTCCCAATACTCCAGGGAGATCAGAAGATGGA AGAGACTCAACGTATTCAAGGCTTGGATCAGCCATGGAAAGCCCTCGAATGACTCCATCAGTAAACAAGGAATGGACTCCGAGGTACAATCTCCAAGGTGGAAACCAGCATTACAACCACGGATCCAGTGCATACCACAACGCTGGCACGAAGAGTGAGACTATGGAAGCATCAAGAATGACGAACTCATCTCGAGATGAGGCCTCAATATCGTTTAGCAGCGCAAATGACATTGAGTCCGAGTGGATTGAAGAAGATGAGCCGGGCATTTACATTACCATCAGACAATTTCCTGGTGGAACCAGAGAACTTCGACGAGTCAGATTCAG TCGCGAGAAATTCGGAGAGGCAAATGCGAAGCTTTGGTGGGAATCGAACCGGGATAgaatacaatctcaatatcttTGCTAG
- the LOC140968245 gene encoding protein Brevis radix-like 1 isoform X1 produces MLTCITCSKQRMEDGGEDTPRGTPNPKDTLKSLTAQIKDMALKVSGAYKCMPGQTDDNCNKRRPYPDFDTISEGVPYPFVQPGSSSYAPSWDFLRVGNRPARPDPRFSGGLDQSFSSQSREMVLEKEDESKEWIAQVEPGVQITFVSLPRAGNDLKRIRFSREMFNKWEAQRWWAENYDRIMELYNVQKFNQQAPNTPGRSEDGRDSTYSRLGSAMESPRMTPSVNKEWTPRYNLQGGNQHYNHGSSAYHNAGTKSETMEASRMTNSSRDEASISFSSANDIESEWIEEDEPGIYITIRQFPGGTRELRRVRFSREKFGEANAKLWWESNRDRIQSQYLC; encoded by the exons ATGTTGACGTGTATTACTTGCTCGAAGCAAAGAATGGAAGATGGGGGTGAGGATACCCCGCGTGGGACTCCAAATCCTAAAGACACCCTCAAAAGCCTCACTGCCCAG ATCAAGGATATGGCATTGAAGGTTTCGGGAGCGTACAAATGTATGCCCGGGCAGACAGATGACAACTGCAATAAGCGAAGACCTTACCCCGATTTCGATACAATTTCCGAGGGGGTTCCATACCCTTTTGTGCAACCAGGAAGCTCAAGTTATGCTCCATCTTGGGATTTTTTGAGAGTCGGAAATCGTCCAGCTCGGCCTGACCCAAGATTTTCTGGTGGACTAGATCAATCTTTCTCATCTCAATCCAGAGAAATGGTGTTAGAGAAGGAAGATGAATCAAAAGAATGGATAGCACAAGTGGAGCCTGGTGTTCAGATTACTTTTGTTTCTCTTCCTCGAGCCGGGAACGATCTTAAAAGGATCCGTTTCAG CCGGGAGATGTTTAACAAATGGGAAGCACAGAGATGGTGGGCCGAAAATTATGACCGAATAATGGAGCTGTACAATGTCCAGAAATTCAATCAGCAAGCTCCCAATACTCCAGGGAGATCAGAAGATGGA AGAGACTCAACGTATTCAAGGCTTGGATCAGCCATGGAAAGCCCTCGAATGACTCCATCAGTAAACAAGGAATGGACTCCGAGGTACAATCTCCAAGGTGGAAACCAGCATTACAACCACGGATCCAGTGCATACCACAACGCTGGCACGAAGAGTGAGACTATGGAAGCATCAAGAATGACGAACTCATCTCGAGATGAGGCCTCAATATCGTTTAGCAGCGCAAATGACATTGAGTCCGAGTGGATTGAAGAAGATGAGCCGGGCATTTACATTACCATCAGACAATTTCCTGGTGGAACCAGAGAACTTCGACGAGTCAGATTCAG TCGCGAGAAATTCGGAGAGGCAAATGCGAAGCTTTGGTGGGAATCGAACCGGGATAgaatacaatctcaatatcttTGCTAG
- the LOC140968244 gene encoding protein PAM68, chloroplastic-like: MGTYSYSRAPTLPFPPPLTKTKQGISFPILCPFPWKNQSQFTHLNPVLATLNSPRGFGPKKTTKKSEKPKKNYDSDDDNEEEVDDGEEGVIPEIVTNRMISRMGLSVGIPLFVGLLFFPFFYYLKVGFKIDVPTWIPFIVSFIFFGTALMGVSYGIVSSSWDPMREGSLLGWNEAKKNWPVFWKSFWGGSKEK; encoded by the coding sequence ATGGGAACCTATTCATATTCCAGAGCACCAACCTTACCATTCCCACCTCCATTAACCAAAACCAAACAAGGAATCTCATTCCCAATTCTTTGTCCGTTCCCATGGAAAAACCAGTCCCAGTTCACACACCTTAATCCTGTTTTAGCCACTCTAAACTCTCCAAGAGGCTTTGGCCCCAAAAAAACAACTAAGAAATCCGAGAAACCTAAGAAAAATTATGACAGTGATGATGATAATGAGGAAGAAGTGGATGACGGAGAAGAAGGCGTTATCCCAGAGATAGTGACCAACAGAATGATAAGCAGGATGGGTTTATCAGTGGGAATCCCTCTTTTCGTTGGATTACTGTTCTTCCCATTCTTTTACTATCTCAAGGTGGGATTCAAAATTGATGTTCCCACCTGGATACCCTTCATTGTGTCGTTTATCTTCTTTGGGACTGCTCTTATGGGGGTTAGTTATGGAATCGTCTCTTCTAGCTGGGATCCAATGAGGGAAGGCTCACTTTTGGGTTGGAATGAGGCTAAGAAGAATTGGCCTGTCTTCTGGAAGTCGTTTTGGGGTGGATCAAAAGAGAAGTAG
- the LOC140968240 gene encoding uncharacterized protein translates to MMKPTGISPQKLQSLKNVSTISDLKNIAISNLDCIKRKLEMSHSEILKDIEASQCRLRKRHKIQTQAFQQVMDEADKDHKNISERIKDGREAMMASYAEFIAEAQATSSRFCETSIPLLEQTYEKGIAALRSRYGISSIIV, encoded by the exons ATGATGAAGCCTACCGGAATTTCTCCTCAGAAGTTGCAATCGCTCAAAAACGTGAGCACGATCAGTGATCTGAAAAACATCGCTATCTCGAACCTGGATTGCATCAAGCGGAAGCTGGAGATGTCGCATTCTGAGATTTTAAAGGACATCGAGGCATCTCAGTGTCGCCTCAGGAAACGACACAAG ATACAGACCCAAGCATTTCAGCAAGTGATGGATGAAGCAGATAAGGATCATAAGAATATTTCTGAGCGAATCAAAGATGGTCGAGAAGCAATGATG GCTTCATATGCAGAGTTTATAGCAGAAGCCCAAGCTACATCATCTCGTT TTTGTGAAACATCTATCCCCCTGCTTGAACAAACTTATGAGAAAGGCATAGCTGCACTTAGGAGCCGATATGGAATCTCGTCGATCATAGTTTGA
- the LOC140968247 gene encoding cadmium-induced protein AS8-like — protein sequence MIIKSIFRRYERWNPVHPTYGAFWGAGIGIGCGVGWGPGFGPEVIGYVGSGCGVGFSVGFTLLGFGIGLPTNYIFTVPRNAFMVTRRGALEAARARGLLANRTSEEVSWDASRSRIFDVQRNLLEFKNPLENGMNLPDMRTMLISSTKPITDCLQRFGGNLFPWDRGNALCFTKIVK from the exons atgattataaaGAGCATTTTCAGAAGATATGAAAGATGGAACCCAGTGCATCCAACGTACGGAGCCTTTTGGGGAGCTGGAATAGGCATCGGTTGCGGCGTGGGATGGGGTCCTGGCTTTGGCCCTGAAGTAATTGGTTATGTTGGATCTGGCTGTGGCGTCGGGTTTAGCGTTGGCTTCACTTTGCTCGGTTTTGGCATTGGCCTTCCAACCAATTACATCTTTACGGTCCCTCGTAATG CTTTTATGGTGACAAGAAGAGGAGCATTGGAAGCTGCTCGAGCTAGAGGGTTGCTTGCAAACAGAACTAGTGAAGAAGTTAGCTGGGACGCTAGCAGATCACGCATTTTCGATGTCCAACGAAATCTACTTGAGTTTAAAAATCCACTGGAGAACGGAATGAATTTACCCGACATGAGAACCATGTTGATTTCCAGTACAAAACCCATCACTGATTGTTTACAAAGATTTGGTGGAAACTTGTTTCCCTGGGATAGAGGCAATGCTTTATGCTTTACTAAAATAGTCAAATAA
- the LOC140968242 gene encoding agamous-like MADS-box protein AGL61 has translation MNVPENQIVEVMDVLNKKKRKDRRVGIKLIEDRGELNTTFTKRRHGLFNKVTDFCQKFDAQAGFIAFSMSGNLYVGGDPEFNPLLKRYLADPSSSVAKKGTAAGAETLLLCGSETPEKPALTDMENRINEALGKGPAAWDMILENLGLSQLQDIEKALQVVKTKIVARDVMTN, from the coding sequence ATGAACGTCCCAGAAAACCAAATAGTAGAAGTTATGGACGTCTTAAACAAGAAGAAACGAAAAGACAGGAGGGTGGGGATCAAGCTGATCGAGGACAGAGGTGAACTGAACACAACCTTCACAAAACGGCGCCACGGTCTCTTCAACAAGGTCACTGACTTCTGCCAGAAATTCGACGCCCAGGCGGGGTTCATTGCCTTCTCCATGTCCGGCAACCTCTACGTGGGAGGAGATCCTGAATTCAACCCGCTTTTGAAGCGCTACCTTGCCGATCCCTCTTCTTCTGTGGCCAAGAAGGGTACTGCTGCTGGTGCAGAAACCCTGCTTCTTTGTGGATCAGAGACCCCCGAGAAGCCCGCGCTGACGGATATGGAGAACAGGATCAATGAGGCGTTGGGGAAGGGTCCAGCCGCCTGGGATATGATTCTAGAGAACCTGGGGTTAAGCCAACTCCAAGACATTGAAAAGGCTCTACAAGTAGTGAAAACCAAGATTGTGGCGCGTGACGTGATGACTAACTAG